A segment of the Mauremys mutica isolate MM-2020 ecotype Southern chromosome 7, ASM2049712v1, whole genome shotgun sequence genome:
CCCTCCACTGCTTTGTTGACAAAaccatgtagtgtagacaagacctaagatGCCACAGCATGTAACAGCTGCCACCACAGAGTAGTTTCATCCCACTCTATCCCTCACTTCCCAGTCCCATGATCCAGGGATCCAGCCAAAGACAAGCAGCTTAATAAACAAATTAATTTACATTACAAAGTTTACAATCAAAAGTGCACATGATCTTACAGTCAAGAATTTATCGCAGTAAACAGACCAGTCAGTCTGGTCAGTCTAAATTCAGGCTTGCAGAACTCCCCACTCAGAGCCCTTTCGAACCCCAGCAAGTCACCACAGAGGAAAGCAATCAGCCGGAGCATCGACATCAGTGCAGTGGGGAAAAGAACTAGACGTCCTTGCAGAGCCCAGTTGAAGCCAGGCTACTTTGGGACCCGACGTAGTTCATTCATAAGCCACAGAGCCACAGTGAGCAGTGCCAGGGATCCCGACTGGTGAGTGGCAGCCAGAGGAGTTGGGACATACAGTAGAAGGGTGCTGATGCCCAGGCCCACCTGTCGAGAAACACCCAGGAGTGAGAAGAGCAACAGCTGATTCAACACTGATGTTTTAAAGCACTCCACGAGGTATGCCTGTCAATACATTTCCAGCAACCCCCACATTCCCAGTCACAACCCTACCCACTGGGAGAGGGAGAGGCTCCAGAAATAAAAAAGTCAAGACCCAGACTCTCCATCCTCACATATAGCACAGACTGTGCCACAGGCACCTGGACCTGTGCAGCCTCCACCCCATAGCTACTGCCACACTTCAATTTCCCATGGACTCTGCAGCTCCACATGCCAGCTCTAGGTAGCTAAAGGTACTTCTGCTGAATGTGACACAGCAGCTTAGTGCTAGGAGAGAAGAGGAGACAGTACCTGCATATATGCCACAGCCATTAAAGAGGCCACAGCAATCTTGGTCCTGCGTGGTAGGGGGATCTTCCGAGAGAGGAGATAGAGTGCTGTGATGGCAGTGACTGAGGTGATCCCCTAAAGGTGGAAGAAGCTAGCAGTTACTTGAGGGAAGTGGGTGTGGGAAGGGCTGGCGGGAAGGAACCCCGCACAACAGCTAACATGGGGGCTGGAAGGAAATCATCACACGCTTGTTTAgctgcattttccactgatgaTGTTTTATTGGAATGGGGCACCGTTACATTTCACACATTATTAGCTAGTGTCAGATGCCACCTAAAGCCCATCGTCAGTGAAGGTGTTCAGTTACACCAGACCTAACTCTGACCAGTGCGTCACCCCACGACACCCATCCCAACACAAGGCACTCATCTGTATTCCCCTCAGTCTGTGGTCTCAACTACGGTTCAGTCCATGACATTGCGGATACTAGAAATGTTCACATGAGCTTGCACAAGCAGCTAGCTGAGttagtggcaaagtttgcagatgatactaaactgctcaagatagttaaaaccaaagcagactgaagaacttcaaaaagatctcacaaaactaagtgattgggcaacaaaatggcaaatgaaatttaatgtggataaacgtaaagtaatgcacattgggaaaaataaccccaattatacatacaatatgatggggctaatttagctacaactaatcaggaaaaatatcttggcgtcatcgtgaatagttctctgaagacgtccatgcagtgtgcagcagcagtcaaaaaagcaaaagggatgttaggaatcattgagtactgcgtacagatgtggtttcctcatctcaaaaaagatatactggcactagaaaaggttcagagaagggaaactaaaacgattaggggtttggaacaggttccacatgaggagaaattaaagaggctaggacttttcagcttggaagagaggagactaaggggggatatgatagaggtatataaaatcataagtggtgtggagaaagtgaataagcaaaagttatttacttgttcccataatataagaactaggggccaccaaatgaaattagtgggcagcaggtttaaaacaaataaaaggaagttcttcctttaaaaagtggaagtcaaatcctagtgaggcaaatagaaaggagcataaacactgccaaattaagtgcaagagtgtaataagaaaagccaaagaggagtttgaagaacagctagccaaaaactccaaaggtaataacaaaatgtttaagtacatcagaagcaggaagctgctaaacaaccagtggggccccttgatgatcgagatacaaaaggagcgcttaaagacgataaagtcattgcagagaaattaaatggattctttgcttcagtcttcacggctgaggatgttagggagattctcaaacctgagctggcttttgtaggtgacaaatctgaggaactgtcacagattgaagtgtcactagaggaggttttggaattaattgataaactcaacattaacaggtcaccgggaccagatggcattcacccaagagttctgaaagaactcaaatgtgaagttgcggaactattaactaacatttgtaacctgtcctttaaatcggcttctgtacccaatgactggaagttagctaatgtaacaccaatatttaaaaagggctctaggggtgatcccggcaattacagacaggtaagtctaacgtcggtaccgggcaaattagtcgaaacaatagctaagaataaaattgtcagacacacagaaaaacaaactgttcagCAATAGTCAAcacggtttctgtaaagggaaatcgtgtcttactaatctattagagttctttgaaggggtcaacaaacatatggacaagggggatccagtggacacagtgtacttagatttccagaaagcctttgacaaggtccctcaccaaaggctcttacgtaaattaagctgtcatgggataaaagggaaggtcctttcatggattgagaactggttaaaagacagggaacaaagggtaggaattaatggtaaattctcagaatggagaggggtaactagtggtgttccccaagggtcagtcctaggaccagtcctattcaacttattcataaatgatctggagaaaggggtaaacagtgaggtggcaaagtttgcagatgatactaaactgctcaagatagttaagaccaaagcagactgtgaagcacttcaaaaagatctcacaaaacgaagtgattgggcaacaaaatggcaaatgaaatttaatgtggataaatgtaaagtaatgcacattggaaaaaataaccccagctatagatacaatatgatgggggctaatttagctacaacaaatcaggaaaaagatcttggagtcatcgtggatagttctctggagatgtccacgcagtgtgcagaggcagtcaaaaaagcaaacagaatgttaggaatcattaaaaaagggatagagaataagactgaaaatatattatttcccttatataaatcgatggtacgcccacatctcgaatactgtgtacggatgtggtctcctcatctcaaaaaagatatactggcactagaaaaggttcagagaagggcaactaaaatgattaggggtttggagagggtcccatatgaggaaagattaaagaggctaggactcttcagcttggaaaagaggagactaaggggggatatgacagaggtctataaaatcatgagtgatgtggagaaagtggataaggaaaagttatttacttattcccataatacaagaactaggggtcaccaagtgaaattaataggcagcaggtttaaaacaaataaaaggaagttcttcttcacgcagcgcacagtcaacttgtggaactccttgcctgaggaggttgtgaaggctaggactataacagcgtttaaaagagaactggataaattcatggtggttaagtccataaatggctattagccaggatgggtaaggaatggtgtccctagcctctgtttgtcagaggatggtgatggatggcaggagagagatcactttatcattgcctgttaggttccctccctctggggcacctggcattggccactgtcggtagacagatactgggctagatggacctttggtctgacccagtacggcctttcttatgttcttatttgcaCAGAGCTTTGCAGTTGTATAGCATTCTGAGTGTTAAGGTATTTAAGTAAAGGGTTCCCTGATGTACAATATCCAATTCTTTACTCATATCCGAATTTTATTTCGTCCAGgttctcaaaacactttacgAAGGAGCCTGGCATCTTTAGCCCCCATTTACAGatcggggaaactgaggcacacagcgggACGGGCTCTTTTGTTCCTAACATGTCTCTTCTGGATGGAAGCCAGGTGTGGAAGTAAGACCACCACTCCTCCAGCAAACAAGACTACCTCACAGATAAAGAGGAGACTCATGCCAGGTAAGAGACCATGCTTCCTCCTTTTGAAGGTAATGAGTTCCCAGGAAAATGATGCCCTGAAGTTCACCCCCGTTCACTGTGGAAGGCAGCCTGAGAGTGAGCTATCTGACTTTAGGAGACCAATCAAGGGAAAGCTATGACAGGATGGCATGGTCCCCAGAAGAGGCTGAGTGGCACTCACCAAAATCCTGTGATTAAACTGCACCGTAGTGGGATTCTCAAAGGTGTTCTTCAGCACTGGGGAGAAGGAGAGGAGATCGTCTGGGATCCAGCGCTCCCCCATCTTGGGGAAGGAGTTGTACACAAGGCCTGCATCCAGTCCGGCCACAAAGGCACCTGTAATTCCAGAGAAGAGAGTTAGGTACTAACATACCAGGAACAAGGCAGATGatacacctagggtgaccagatgtcccgattttatagagacagtcccgattttggagtctttttcttatataggtacctattacccccaaccccgtcccaatttttcacacttgctgtctggtcaccctagatacacCAGACTAGCCTCTAGAGTTAGGCAAGTTTGGAGTTGGGCTTGAGGACAGGGCAACCTGGTTTTGTATTCCTTCTCCTACAGCAACACATTGGTGATCAGACAGTGATGCTCTGTTACACAGTCTGCCCTGCAGGAGACGTGCTCCATCTGGGGCCGTCAAGGGCAATTCTAAGGTGCCTATACATGTGAAAGGAGCTAAACCCTCATTGGACATGAAACTTCTTGGGGATCTGATATATTCCAccccctcaggagagtgataggGCAGGCGGGGTCACAAAGGAGGCAGCCTCACAATGGGAGAGGCCCTTACCTGAGAGAGCAGTGAAGAAGATAAGACCTGTTGTCCCATGAGCAAATCGTCTCAGACGGAGGAGCTGATAGGTTTCAGGTAACTGTAAAACACAAGCCACAGAAAGGGCTATAGAAACAAACTCCCCAGGGGCCTTGCAAGAGACTGGGCACTGATGCTCCTGGTGGGACGAGCTGGCTGCACCAGGTGAGGAAAGCTCCCCCAGTGCAGAAACAGAAAGGGTGAGGCCACTTGTGAATGCAGCCAACATGTCAAAGGGGAAATTCCTGTGATTaaagagaacaggagtatttgtggcaccttagagactaacaaatttatttgagcataagcttccacttcattggatgcacagaatggaacatatagtgaggagatatgtgtgtgtgtatatatatatatatatatatatatatacacatacacacacacacagagaacatgaaaaggtgggagttggccaaccaactctaagaggctaattaattaagatgaactgttgtcagcaggaggaaaaaaaaaattttgtaaTTATAATCAAgctagcccatttaagacagtttgacaagatacctaacatggggaaatagattcaatgtgtgtaatggcttaggcttaaatagagactagGAATGGCTAAGTTGAtagtgtctagtttgcatatcaattcaagttcagtagtttctcactggagtctgtttctgaagcttttctgttgcaaaattgccacctttaaatctggaatcataatatttaaaaaccagtaggagaacacttcaacctctctggtcactcggtaatagatttaaaggtggcaattttgcatcagaaaagcttcaaaaacagactccaacaagaaactgctgaacttgaattgatatgcaaactagatacaatcaacttagtcctaaatagagactgggaatggctgagccattacacacattgaatctatttccccatgttaagtatcctcacagttTCTTGTCAGTAACAGCAGCTCAGCAGAGTTGCACTCAGGTGGTTCTTTGCAACCACAAAAACTAGCCTTTTATTATTTACTTGCAAAATCTTTAATCCTAAAGAAACCAATGGGGCCAGCAGAAAATTACtcaaacagtgccccagcacttgATCCAATCCTGATGCAGGGCAATGCCCTGCTTCCTGGGCCAAATATTCTGATTCTGGGGATACCCCAATGCCTTTTCTTGACTTCCTCCTTAATGGAGCAAAGTGTCTAAGCCAAAGAACTCAGAACTATCTTCTGTTAGCCACATGTCCCAGTGAAAGAGTGCTGGGGGCAAGATACGGGTGAGGCATCACCGGCAATCAGGATGGACTGGGATGCTGAAGGAAATTATCTCACGGTTACTCATTCTACGCCGCAGTGTTTTGCAGTGTACTTTGTCAGATCAAAGATAAGCCAAAAGCAGAAATGTGAGGGCTGTGCTATTACCTTTCACCCTCCCTACTCCTTTAAGCTCCTCATTAAAACAAAGATATTCCAAGAAGCCTTGGAACCCCAACTACCCATCCATCCCCCAGATTCTTGCACCAACACTGTAATCCTGCACTCCCCATATACTACGCATGGACCGCTTACTTTGTGTtgtgggagcagcagggacaaTCCACTCCACAGGCTGGCACAATACAGAACTAGTGCAGAGCCTAGATGTGCTGCTAGACGATACTGACTGACTCGGGGGATGTCATGAGAATCCGGCTTCTCTTCCAATCCACTCTTCACCATGTACCAGCCTAGCAGACCCTGCCAAAGGACCAAAGAGATAACATGAGAGCTACTGAGGGGCAAAACCCAGTCCCCTTCCATAGCCTCAGCTGGGAGAAACAAAGAACCCACCttcatgtcaatttcaccatgGTAAAGGGAACAAGAGGGAGTTATCTGTTCCAGCACTGACCTTAAACATCATACAGGTGTTAGCTGTACAATAACCATGCTTCCACCATCAGTACCCCCATCCAAAGCCTTCACAGAAGCCACAGTCTCAGCCCACCACTCAAGAAATACTTACAGTTAGGCATCACCACTGCACATCATCATCCCCCAGAAGCCCCCAAAGCCAATGATACATATCCTAGCAGCTGCAGGCTCCCTTACCTGGAAGCAGACAAGCCCACAGAGGGCAAGGACACGCCCCTTCATGGGGTGGCTGAGCCAGCCTTTTCTCCAGAAGTAGACAGCAGGCAGAACATAGGCCAAACCTACAACCCGACCCCACATGCGGTGTGAATACTCCATGTACCAGATGAACTTGAACTCTCTCAATGTCATGTCATGATTCAGGCTGTTGGAAAAGAAAGAGCAGAAGAATAAGCAAGAAACTCCCTGGCATCGAACCGTGGTCGCCTTCACACTCCCAATCTCACAAGGGTTTTCTTCACCTTGGAGAGAACAGGGATAGCCAGGGAAGATGAACACCAAAGCCACCTTTGGATCCTTGTTAGCTATGTATTGAGTGCCCCTTGCTGGAGCTAGTCCAttcccatagaaagaaagagccTTGTGCTGCTGACTCACAGTCAGTCTGGGCTCTGTGAAAACAAAGGGGAGGATTCCCTGTGCCATCTCAGTCCTTCTGCCTGGAACCTGCAGCACTTACATTTTAAATTCTGGAAACTGCTGGTATTTTTGGAACTCAGCCTCCCATTCCTGCTGTGTCTGTGGGGGCTTCATCTCCCTCACCAGATGCCAGTCGACCATGGAGAGCCCAGACTCTGTCAGCCTAggagggacagacacacacacagatgtgaCTCACTCACTCCTTAACCAAAATAAGGAGAGCACTGACAGCATTTCCCCAGATGAACTGCAGCCACTCCTCAGCAGCAAAGGTGATGGGGAGGAAGGACCTTATGAACTAGGCCAAAAAATGTTATCAGGCACATACTAGCCATAGGTGGGTACAACAAACTGAAGTTGGAGGCAATGCAATGTAGAGATATGCCTTGCTGCACCCCCATATCTAGTGGGAAGGGTGTTGGCCTCATAACTGATACCATTTAGCTCTGCATAGAGGAAGAATGAGGCTGCAATAAAAATCAATTGCTTCTACAGAGATGATCACAGAAGGGAGATGGGGGAAGAAAAAGGCAGGGTCTGTGACAGAAGCCTCCTGTCCCTATAAGAAGACCATAATTAAGGAGTGGATGAGCGTACTGATGGAGAAGGAAAGGGACCAGTAAGACACGACTAATTTTGGGGTGAAGAAATAAATCACTAGCCACATACAATAGAGTGCTGTAGATTCAAAACAGTTCAGACAagattgtaaaagcagcagagtgtcctgtggcaccttatagactaacagacgttttggagcatgagctttcgtgggtgaatacccacttcgtcggatgcatgtagtggaaatctccaggggcaggtatatatatatatgcaagcaagaagcaggctacagataacgaggttagttcaatcagggaggatgaggccctcttctagcagctgaggtgtgaaaaccaagggaggagaaactggttctgtagttggcaagccattcacagtctttgtttaatcctgagctgatagtgtcaaatttgcagatgaactgaagctcagcagtttctctttggagtctggtcctgacgtttttttgctgcaggatggccaccttaagatctgctatggtgtggccagagaggttgaagtgttctcctacaggtttttgtatattgccactcctaatatctgatttgtgtccatttatccttttccgtagagactgtccagtttggccaatgtacatagcagaggggcattgctggcgtatattacattggtggacatgcaggagaatgaaccggtgatggtgtggctgatctggttagatcctgtgatggtgtcgctggtgtagatatgtgggcagagttggcatcgaggtttgttgcatggattggttcctgagttagagttactatggtgcggtgtgcagttactggtgagaatatgcttcaggttggcactttgtctgtgggcgaggactggcctgccacccaaagcctgtgaaagtgtgggatcattgtccaggatcagttgtagatccctgatgatgtgttggaggggttttagctggggactgtatgtgatggccagtggagtcctgttggtttctttcttggatttgtcttgcagtaggtggtttctgggtacacatctggctctgctgatctgtttccctatttcctcgtgcgggtactgtagtcttgagaatgcttggtggagattttgtaggtgttggtctctgtctgaggggttagagcagatgcggttgtacctcagtgcttggctgtaaacaatggatcgtgtggtgtgcccgggatggaagctagaggcatgaaggtaggcataacggtcggtaggttttcagtatagggtggtgttaatgtgaccatcacttatttgcaccgtggtgtctaggaagtggacctcccgtgtagattggtccaggctggaccagactccaaagagaaactgctgagcttcagttcatctgcaaatttgacaccatcagctcaggattaaacaaagactgtgaatggcttgccaactacaaaaccagtttctcctcccttggttttcacacctcagctgctagaagagggcctcatcctccctgattgaactaacctcgttatctgtagcctgcttcttgcttgcatatatatatatatacctgcccctggagatttccactacatgcatctgacgaagtgggtattcacccacgaaagctcatgctccaaaccgtctgttagtctataaggtgccacaggattctttgctgcttttacagatccagactaacacggctacccctctgataccagacaaGATTGGAGGTACTTATTGTTTGTATGGCACCAGCTGCATAGTGGTGTACAGATAGGCATGAAAATAAGGTACTCCCCACAGattgcttacaatctaaacagacaacatACAAATAAAGGAGAGGGAAATGGGTGCCAAAGAAAAGGCAGTGAAAGAACGGTGAATTTTAAGCAGCTGACTTGTTAAAGTTCCTTCACTCAGCTGTTTGCCTGGATGCAGTCAGTAGTCTATGATATTCTCTCAATTCCTTAACACGTCTGCAGAGAGGGGAAATGTCATAAAAGGTGCAGGAATTTAGAGGTGAGCATGGAGCTTTGGAGAAGCAGGTCAGTATGGAAAACCCGGGTACCCAGGGAAGTGTGGGAAAAAGACTTGGAGGTGGGATCAGGAGGACGACGACATGAAGGTGTAATGGAAGGCAGTCAATGAAAGGCATTGCTTCAAAGGGCAAAATCAGGGTTCTGGTCAGAATGAGGGGCCTTTAAGAAAAGCAGGTTAATGTGGCACACAGGGAAAAGAGATGGCAATGCAGGAAGCTGAAGGTGGGCTGGGAGTAGATCGATAGCATTTTCAGCAGCACTTT
Coding sequences within it:
- the LOC123375130 gene encoding cytochrome c oxidase assembly protein COX15 homolog isoform X2, which encodes MVDWHLVREMKPPQTQQEWEAEFQKYQQFPEFKILNHDMTLREFKFIWYMEYSHRMWGRVVGLAYVLPAVYFWRKGWLSHPMKGRVLALCGLVCFQGLLGWYMVKSGLEEKPDSHDIPRVSQYRLAAHLGSALVLYCASLWSGLSLLLPQHKLPETYQLLRLRRFAHGTTGLIFFTALSGAFVAGLDAGLVYNSFPKMGERWIPDDLLSFSPVLKNTFENPTTVQFNHRILGITSVTAITALYLLSRKIPLPRRTKIAVASLMAVAYMQVGLGISTLLLYVPTPLAATHQSGSLALLTVALWLMNELRRVPK
- the LOC123375130 gene encoding cytochrome c oxidase assembly protein COX15 homolog isoform X1, with translation MVTARWSGNAGFVSGSDVRVLFPVVLVMLRAALGGARVLLLPRRGGSGAQRCLRWRQPQQRRAVSDAAAHPGALAPPGPGSAAERLVGRWLLVCSGAVAGAVVLGGVTRLTESGLSMVDWHLVREMKPPQTQQEWEAEFQKYQQFPEFKILNHDMTLREFKFIWYMEYSHRMWGRVVGLAYVLPAVYFWRKGWLSHPMKGRVLALCGLVCFQGLLGWYMVKSGLEEKPDSHDIPRVSQYRLAAHLGSALVLYCASLWSGLSLLLPQHKLPETYQLLRLRRFAHGTTGLIFFTALSGAFVAGLDAGLVYNSFPKMGERWIPDDLLSFSPVLKNTFENPTTVQFNHRILGITSVTAITALYLLSRKIPLPRRTKIAVASLMAVAYMQVGLGISTLLLYVPTPLAATHQSGSLALLTVALWLMNELRRVPK